In Leptospira sp. WS58.C1, a single genomic region encodes these proteins:
- a CDS encoding type I restriction endonuclease subunit R — translation MDKIGQSEKTTQDRIVRLFQEELGYSFLGNWKSRSNSNIESALLTAYLKRCEIPDTQIDRTLDVLKRTATNYEKTLYEKNKEFYSLLRYGIPVKEEVGENTLTIPVIDWEHPTRNDFAIAEEVTVYGRAEKRPDLVLYVNGIALAVIELKSSTHSIGEGIRQSILNQRPEFIQDFFSTVQFIFAGNDTEGLRYGTIETKEKYFLKWKEDIEDVSRLQIDKYFLKLCNKERFLEIIHNFTIFDGGTRKLPRPHQYFAIKAAQKFVERKEGGIIWHTQGSGKSILMVFLAKWILEHNPKARVAIITDREELDKQIKKVFEQAGEKIYRTSSGQDLLKQLSQPMSRLLCSLIHKFGRRDVDDFNAFLNEIKNSTVVPQGELFVFVDEAHRTQSGKLQLLMKAILKTAVFIGFTGTPLLKKDKKTTLEVFGRYIHTYKFNEAVEDEVVLDLMYEARDIDQRLSSPEKVDTWFQAKTKGLNNYQKHELKKKWGTMQKVLSSKSRMEKIVQDIIFDFSTKPILSSEYGNAILVAGSIYEACKYYELFQNTELKNKSAIITSYNPSAGDIRTEDTGENTETEKEFIYKTYKNLLGTKSTETYEDDAKRVFIDEPVKMRLLIVVDKLLTGFDAPSCSYIYLDKSMQDHGLFQAICRVNRLDGEEKQFGYIVDYKDLFKKVENAVAVYTSEMDLTNATREDSEIILKDRLKTAKDKLENALEEIEMLCESVEPPKSLLHYIQYFCGNPEVSEELRDTEFRRASLYKLTANLVRSFSNICNELEEANFTTTEIERIRERVEFYRDLRETIRRASNEIIDLKSYEADMHFLIDHYIQADESRKISRFDDMALLDIIEKLGIAKAIETLPQAIQVDHEASAETIENNIRQKIIQNHLSDPAFYSEMSELLFSLIQRRKFEALNYETYLQSIAAIAMRVSKGQNDDLPKSLKSKGLRALYNNLGKNEELAQKIHSTILTEKPDGWKGNELKERVLKHALYKALDKNAEEVERIFKILVEQPEYE, via the coding sequence ATGGACAAGATCGGACAATCGGAGAAAACCACCCAGGATAGGATCGTTCGCCTTTTCCAGGAAGAGTTAGGGTATTCTTTCCTAGGAAACTGGAAATCCCGAAGCAATTCCAATATCGAATCCGCTTTGTTGACCGCGTATTTGAAAAGATGCGAAATCCCGGACACTCAGATCGATCGCACTTTAGACGTTCTGAAAAGAACTGCAACAAATTACGAAAAGACTCTATATGAGAAAAACAAGGAATTCTATTCTTTACTTCGGTATGGGATCCCGGTCAAGGAAGAAGTGGGTGAGAATACGCTTACCATTCCAGTCATTGATTGGGAACATCCTACGCGGAACGATTTTGCCATTGCAGAAGAAGTGACAGTCTATGGCCGAGCAGAAAAAAGACCGGACTTAGTATTGTATGTAAATGGAATTGCATTGGCGGTCATCGAGCTTAAGAGCAGTACCCATTCCATCGGGGAAGGAATTCGCCAAAGCATCCTAAATCAAAGACCAGAATTCATTCAGGATTTTTTCTCTACAGTTCAGTTTATCTTTGCCGGAAACGACACCGAAGGATTGCGGTATGGAACGATCGAAACCAAGGAAAAATATTTTCTAAAATGGAAAGAGGATATCGAAGACGTATCCAGACTCCAAATCGATAAGTATTTTCTTAAACTATGCAATAAGGAAAGATTTTTAGAGATTATTCATAATTTCACCATATTCGACGGAGGTACTAGAAAGCTTCCTCGCCCTCATCAGTATTTCGCAATTAAAGCCGCCCAAAAATTTGTAGAACGAAAAGAAGGGGGGATTATCTGGCATACCCAAGGTAGTGGCAAAAGTATTTTGATGGTATTCCTCGCAAAATGGATCTTGGAACACAATCCGAAAGCAAGGGTCGCAATCATTACGGATCGCGAAGAGTTGGATAAGCAGATCAAAAAAGTGTTCGAGCAGGCTGGCGAAAAAATATATCGAACAAGTAGCGGTCAGGACTTATTAAAACAATTAAGCCAACCAATGTCAAGGCTCCTCTGCTCATTGATCCATAAATTTGGAAGAAGGGATGTGGATGATTTCAATGCCTTCTTAAACGAAATCAAAAATTCCACTGTTGTCCCTCAAGGTGAACTTTTCGTTTTTGTCGACGAAGCACACCGTACCCAATCTGGAAAACTCCAATTATTAATGAAAGCTATCTTAAAGACTGCTGTGTTTATCGGTTTTACAGGAACTCCGCTTCTTAAAAAAGATAAAAAGACTACCTTAGAAGTTTTCGGAAGATATATCCACACCTACAAATTCAACGAAGCAGTAGAAGACGAAGTCGTGTTAGATCTAATGTACGAAGCTCGTGATATCGACCAAAGACTTTCTTCTCCGGAAAAAGTGGACACTTGGTTCCAAGCAAAAACGAAAGGACTCAATAATTATCAAAAACATGAGTTAAAAAAGAAATGGGGAACGATGCAAAAAGTTCTGAGCTCCAAATCCAGAATGGAAAAGATCGTCCAAGATATCATTTTCGATTTTAGCACAAAACCTATCTTAAGTTCGGAGTACGGAAACGCAATTTTGGTTGCAGGCAGCATATATGAAGCCTGTAAATACTACGAGCTATTTCAGAACACAGAACTAAAGAATAAATCCGCTATCATCACTTCTTATAATCCATCGGCAGGAGATATCCGAACGGAAGATACCGGCGAGAATACCGAAACGGAAAAAGAATTTATCTATAAAACCTACAAAAATCTGTTAGGCACTAAGTCGACAGAAACGTATGAAGATGATGCCAAGCGGGTCTTTATCGATGAACCGGTGAAAATGAGATTGTTAATCGTAGTCGACAAACTTTTAACCGGCTTCGACGCGCCTTCTTGCTCCTATATTTATTTGGATAAATCAATGCAGGACCATGGGCTCTTCCAGGCAATTTGCAGAGTGAACCGACTGGATGGAGAGGAAAAACAATTCGGTTATATTGTAGATTATAAGGATTTATTCAAGAAAGTAGAAAATGCTGTCGCCGTGTATACGTCCGAAATGGATTTAACAAATGCCACAAGAGAAGATAGCGAAATCATTCTAAAAGACCGCTTAAAGACAGCCAAAGATAAATTAGAGAATGCATTAGAAGAAATAGAGATGCTCTGCGAATCAGTCGAACCCCCAAAATCCCTGCTTCATTATATTCAGTATTTTTGCGGAAATCCCGAAGTTTCTGAAGAATTAAGAGATACAGAATTTAGACGAGCCTCACTTTACAAATTAACTGCAAATTTAGTTCGATCTTTTTCAAATATTTGTAACGAACTCGAAGAAGCAAATTTTACAACAACCGAAATCGAAAGAATTCGCGAGCGAGTTGAATTCTATCGCGACTTGAGGGAAACAATCCGAAGAGCGAGCAATGAAATTATTGACCTCAAATCGTATGAAGCGGATATGCACTTCTTGATCGATCACTATATCCAGGCCGATGAATCGAGAAAAATATCCCGTTTCGATGATATGGCACTTTTGGATATTATAGAAAAATTAGGTATAGCAAAAGCCATCGAAACTCTACCACAGGCAATCCAAGTTGACCATGAAGCATCGGCGGAAACAATAGAAAACAATATTCGCCAGAAAATCATCCAAAATCATCTGTCAGATCCAGCATTCTATAGCGAGATGAGTGAATTACTATTTTCGCTGATTCAGAGAAGAAAATTTGAAGCTTTAAACTATGAAACGTATCTTCAATCTATTGCTGCAATAGCAATGCGAGTTTCCAAAGGACAAAATGACGACCTTCCGAAAAGTTTGAAATCAAAAGGACTGCGAGCTCTTTACAATAACCTTGGAAAGAATGAAGAATTAGCTCAGAAAATTCATTCCACAATCCTCACTGAAAAGCCCGACGGGTGGAAAGGGAACGAGCTAAAGGAAAGAGTCCTAAAGCATGCGCTTTACAAAGCGCTCGACAAAAACGCGGAAGAAGTGGAAAGAATCTTTAAAATCCTGGTAGAGCAGCCGGAATATGAATAA
- a CDS encoding endonuclease NucS domain-containing protein, with amino-acid sequence MKQYIRIMLGRKSIYADQCIREGFIGCDFDIYEDLTSKLPENWKEFNRKYIPVYLKANPEKGKVSAGLACGALYTIAKGIQIGDIVLSPNGFGGYAIGEVTENYWYEPGAILPHRRKVHWYQRVIDRREMSQELRNSSGSIGTVSDVSRYAPEIESFLVGSKLPTLYSTDETVEDPNVFALEKHLEDFLVANWTQTELGKEYDIFEDEGEPVGQQYRVDSGNIDILAISKDKKELLVVELKKGRASDSVVGQIQRYMGFVLQELAEENQTVKGIIIALEDDPKIKRALAVTQNIEFYRYQIQFKLLKS; translated from the coding sequence ATGAAACAATATATCCGTATCATGTTGGGAAGAAAGAGTATTTATGCAGATCAATGTATACGTGAAGGATTCATCGGCTGTGATTTCGATATCTATGAGGATCTGACAAGTAAACTTCCGGAAAACTGGAAAGAGTTCAATCGGAAATACATTCCAGTTTATCTAAAAGCCAATCCGGAAAAAGGAAAAGTTTCCGCCGGACTTGCCTGCGGAGCCTTGTATACAATTGCCAAAGGAATCCAGATTGGAGATATCGTTCTCTCTCCGAATGGCTTTGGAGGATATGCAATTGGGGAAGTAACGGAAAATTATTGGTATGAACCAGGAGCCATTCTCCCCCATCGTAGGAAAGTCCATTGGTACCAAAGAGTCATAGATCGAAGGGAAATGAGCCAGGAATTGCGAAATTCTTCCGGATCCATCGGAACTGTGAGCGATGTTTCTCGTTATGCGCCGGAAATCGAATCCTTTTTGGTCGGCTCTAAACTTCCCACCTTATATTCCACGGATGAAACAGTAGAGGATCCGAATGTTTTCGCATTAGAAAAACATTTAGAAGATTTTTTAGTAGCCAATTGGACTCAAACGGAACTGGGAAAGGAATATGATATTTTTGAAGATGAAGGAGAACCTGTTGGTCAACAATATCGGGTAGATAGTGGGAATATCGATATTTTAGCTATTAGCAAAGATAAAAAAGAACTCCTGGTCGTCGAACTCAAAAAGGGAAGAGCCAGTGACTCTGTAGTTGGACAAATCCAACGTTATATGGGCTTTGTCCTACAAGAATTAGCCGAAGAAAACCAAACCGTAAAAGGAATTATCATTGCTTTAGAAGATGATCCTAAAATAAAAAGAGCGCTTGCAGTAACTCAAAATATCGAGTTCTATCGTTACCAAATCCAATTCAAGTTGCTCAAAAGTTAA
- a CDS encoding restriction endonuclease subunit S, translating to MEVKEGYKQTEVGIIPEDWEVARLGNLINNIEYGSSTKSKFVGKIPVLRMGNIQDGKIDWDNLVFTDNETEIQKYLLNKGNVLFNRTNTIDLVGKTAIYNGERPAIFAGYLIRIKVSDSLLNAEYLNYFLNTKPAKKHGRLVLSIAVGQANINGQKLKNYPIPLPPKLAEQEAIATVLSDTDALISSLETLLSKKRQIKLGTMQELLTGKRRLPGFTGEWETKNLAEVCNKITTGKLDANAMSETGEYRFYTCAKEYYYIDYYAFNTEALLISGNGANVGYIHYFKGKFNAYQRTYVLTDFTANPIYLKIYLESNFKNRINTEVNAGNTPYIKMNTISEMEISLPPTLAEQTAIASVLSDMDSEIEVLEKKISKYKQIKQGMMQKLLTGEIRLI from the coding sequence ATGGAAGTAAAGGAGGGATATAAGCAGACTGAAGTGGGAATCATTCCAGAGGATTGGGAGGTAGCAAGGCTTGGAAACCTCATAAATAATATCGAGTATGGGTCTTCGACCAAATCGAAATTCGTTGGTAAAATTCCAGTATTGCGAATGGGCAATATCCAAGACGGGAAGATCGATTGGGATAATCTTGTCTTCACAGACAATGAAACAGAGATTCAAAAGTATTTATTAAATAAAGGCAATGTACTTTTCAATAGGACCAATACAATCGACCTTGTAGGAAAAACAGCGATTTATAATGGCGAACGTCCCGCAATTTTCGCGGGATATCTAATTCGCATAAAAGTTTCAGATTCCCTACTTAATGCTGAATACTTAAATTATTTCCTTAATACAAAACCTGCAAAAAAACACGGTAGGTTAGTTTTAAGTATTGCGGTAGGCCAAGCAAATATCAATGGGCAAAAATTAAAAAATTATCCAATCCCCCTCCCTCCCAAGCTCGCCGAACAAGAAGCGATTGCCACAGTCCTCTCTGATACCGACGCTCTGATCTCTAGCTTAGAAACTCTTCTCTCTAAAAAACGACAGATCAAACTTGGAACAATGCAGGAACTTCTGACAGGAAAGCGAAGATTGCCTGGGTTTACTGGAGAATGGGAAACAAAAAATCTTGCTGAAGTATGCAATAAAATTACCACAGGAAAATTAGACGCAAATGCCATGTCAGAAACTGGCGAATATAGATTTTATACATGCGCGAAAGAATATTATTATATAGATTACTACGCTTTTAATACCGAGGCCTTGCTTATTTCTGGAAATGGCGCTAATGTGGGATATATTCATTATTTTAAAGGGAAGTTCAACGCTTATCAAAGAACTTATGTTTTAACCGATTTCACAGCAAATCCGATTTATTTAAAAATATATTTGGAATCAAACTTCAAAAATCGAATCAATACAGAAGTCAATGCTGGAAACACTCCGTACATTAAAATGAATACGATTTCAGAGATGGAAATATCCCTTCCGCCCACTCTCGCCGAACAAACCGCAATCGCCTCCGTCCTCTCCGATATGGATTCCGAAATCGAAGTCTTAGAAAAAAAAATCTCCAAATACAAACAGATAAAACAAGGAATGATGCAAAAGCTCCTTACAGGAGAAATTCGCCTGATATGA
- a CDS encoding type I restriction-modification system subunit M — protein sequence MAIKKSELYSSLWASCDELRGGMDASQYKDYVLVMLFVKYISDRYSGEKFSPIVIPKGASFQDMIALKGKKTIGDDINKKILGPIGEANQISDFPDFNDVNKLGSGQDMVDKLTNLIGIFENPDLNFSNNRADGDDILGDAYEYLMRHFATESGKSKGQFYTPSEVSRIMAKVIGVSASNRSDITAYDPTAGSGSLLLKVADEAGKKLTLYGQEMDVATAALARMNMILHDNPSALIRQGNTLSNPLFLSDKGSLKQFDYFVSNPPFSFKSWSNGVDPVNDPYERFKNFGTPPSKNGDFAFLLHAIRSLKSTGKGAIILPHGVLFRGNTEAEIRKNLIQKGYIKGIIGLPANLFYGTGIPACILVIDKEKAETRQELFIIDASKGFIKDGNKNRLREQDIHKIVDIFNKQIELPKYSRRVPISEIQEKEYNLNIPRYIDSQEEEDIQDIEAHLQGGIPKSDIDALHSYWEICPGLSSSLFAKDRKGYMKLKIPKEEIKKTIFANPEFLAYGKRVGTIFSKWKEEHLEFCKSIGKTTKPKLFIQELSESLLEAFSSIPLLDKYDVYQHLMTHWLESMQDDVYLIVEDGWKVGSEIETELDKKGKILRQDGKLIPKSIIGRIFFQEGLNQIETLESERDTLVQKLEELEEEHGGEEGLLAECKSEKDSLSAKLALARLKTIQSDPDAKEEKQAIETYLQYAEKESETNRKIKNAEKELETKILAKYKSLKIEEIKTLVVEEKWFRQLSEDIQSEQNRISQRLTGRIQELAERYETTVKEIQSEVESLESKVNSHLEKMGFVWK from the coding sequence ATGGCAATTAAAAAATCGGAATTATATTCATCTCTTTGGGCAAGCTGCGACGAATTAAGAGGAGGAATGGATGCCTCCCAATACAAGGATTACGTTCTTGTAATGCTTTTCGTCAAATACATCAGTGACCGATATTCGGGCGAAAAATTCTCTCCTATTGTTATTCCAAAAGGAGCGAGTTTTCAGGATATGATCGCGCTCAAAGGCAAAAAGACCATTGGAGATGATATCAATAAAAAAATCCTTGGTCCAATTGGAGAAGCTAATCAAATCTCCGATTTTCCAGATTTTAATGATGTAAATAAACTGGGAAGCGGACAAGATATGGTAGATAAACTTACCAATCTAATCGGTATTTTCGAAAATCCAGATTTAAATTTTTCTAATAATCGAGCGGATGGGGACGATATCCTAGGGGATGCCTACGAATATCTGATGCGCCATTTTGCTACGGAGAGTGGAAAGAGCAAGGGCCAGTTCTATACTCCTTCCGAAGTGAGTCGCATTATGGCCAAAGTAATCGGAGTTTCCGCCAGCAATCGTTCCGATATTACTGCGTATGATCCGACTGCCGGGTCCGGTTCTTTACTTCTAAAGGTTGCCGATGAAGCAGGAAAAAAACTCACATTATATGGCCAAGAAATGGATGTCGCGACCGCTGCGTTAGCTCGGATGAATATGATTCTTCATGACAATCCATCTGCTCTAATCAGACAAGGGAACACACTTTCTAATCCGCTTTTTTTATCCGATAAAGGTTCTTTAAAACAATTCGACTATTTTGTATCCAATCCACCTTTTTCCTTTAAGTCTTGGAGTAATGGAGTAGATCCCGTTAATGATCCGTATGAAAGATTCAAAAACTTTGGAACTCCTCCTTCCAAAAACGGAGACTTTGCATTTTTACTCCATGCCATCCGGTCTTTGAAAAGTACAGGAAAAGGAGCAATCATTCTTCCGCATGGAGTTCTATTCAGAGGAAATACAGAAGCGGAGATTCGAAAAAATCTGATCCAAAAAGGATATATCAAAGGAATTATCGGGCTTCCAGCTAACTTATTTTACGGAACAGGAATCCCTGCCTGCATCTTAGTCATCGATAAAGAGAAAGCCGAAACAAGACAGGAACTCTTTATCATTGATGCCTCCAAAGGATTTATTAAAGACGGAAATAAAAACCGACTCCGGGAACAAGACATCCACAAGATTGTAGATATTTTTAATAAACAGATCGAACTCCCCAAATACAGCAGAAGGGTTCCCATATCCGAAATCCAAGAGAAGGAATACAATTTAAATATCCCAAGATACATTGATAGCCAGGAAGAAGAAGACATCCAAGATATAGAAGCACATCTCCAAGGAGGAATCCCAAAATCGGATATAGATGCTTTACATTCTTATTGGGAAATTTGTCCCGGACTCTCTTCTTCGTTATTTGCAAAAGACCGAAAAGGGTATATGAAATTAAAGATTCCGAAGGAAGAAATCAAAAAAACGATTTTCGCAAATCCTGAATTTTTGGCGTACGGGAAACGAGTGGGAACAATCTTTTCCAAATGGAAAGAAGAGCATCTGGAATTCTGCAAATCAATCGGGAAGACCACAAAACCGAAACTCTTTATCCAAGAACTTTCCGAATCTCTTTTAGAAGCTTTTAGCTCCATTCCTTTACTCGATAAATATGATGTTTACCAACACCTAATGACTCATTGGTTGGAATCCATGCAGGATGACGTGTATCTCATTGTAGAAGATGGCTGGAAGGTCGGCAGCGAAATAGAAACCGAGTTAGACAAGAAGGGTAAAATCCTCCGTCAGGATGGAAAGCTTATCCCAAAATCGATTATAGGCCGAATCTTTTTTCAAGAAGGACTTAACCAAATAGAAACTTTGGAGTCAGAACGCGATACTTTGGTTCAAAAATTGGAAGAACTGGAAGAAGAACATGGTGGTGAAGAAGGCCTATTGGCAGAATGCAAGTCTGAGAAAGACAGTCTTTCTGCTAAACTCGCCCTAGCCCGACTTAAAACGATACAGTCAGATCCGGATGCAAAGGAAGAAAAACAAGCGATAGAAACCTATTTGCAGTATGCGGAGAAAGAAAGTGAAACCAATCGTAAAATCAAAAATGCAGAAAAAGAATTAGAAACCAAGATCTTAGCAAAGTACAAATCCTTAAAAATCGAAGAAATCAAAACCTTGGTAGTGGAAGAAAAATGGTTCAGACAACTCTCCGAAGACATCCAGTCTGAACAAAATCGAATCAGCCAAAGACTTACCGGACGCATCCAAGAACTCGCAGAACGTTATGAAACTACTGTGAAAGAAATCCAATCAGAAGTGGAATCCTTAGAATCTAAAGTGAATTCTCATCTAGAGAAAATGGGGTTTGTATGGAAGTAA
- a CDS encoding type II toxin-antitoxin system RelE/ParE family toxin: protein MESENRKEHGGWLIQKGSKFCIIAALTESGNSSFFEYFKVLKAGFINGALTSAEKTNFSKLDHFFRRFSETGPWGNETQLKYLEGDIFEFKVKETGLRVTFFYDPQIRGVIVLTHHFIKKSQRTRKEEIERANLIKNSFIKGRKIDE from the coding sequence GTGGAATCCGAGAATAGAAAAGAACATGGCGGCTGGCTAATCCAGAAGGGTAGCAAGTTTTGTATTATTGCTGCTTTAACAGAGTCGGGAAATTCTTCATTCTTTGAGTATTTTAAGGTGCTAAAGGCTGGTTTTATTAATGGAGCGTTGACTTCCGCAGAGAAAACGAATTTTTCAAAACTGGACCATTTCTTTCGCCGTTTCTCGGAAACCGGGCCTTGGGGAAATGAAACACAGCTTAAGTATTTGGAAGGTGATATTTTTGAATTTAAGGTAAAGGAGACGGGTTTACGGGTTACTTTTTTCTACGATCCGCAAATCAGAGGTGTGATCGTTTTGACTCACCACTTCATAAAGAAGAGTCAGAGAACAAGAAAAGAAGAAATAGAAAGAGCCAATCTGATTAAGAATTCTTTCATTAAAGGAAGGAAAATTGATGAGTGA
- a CDS encoding helix-turn-helix domain-containing protein, with translation MSEHYDFLTLGLEEQALDKLALMRIETDAVMKTADLISNAMQGIGINQKELAERLQVTPGYISRLLGGSENVTVKQVAKVLYALGKRYVQESCPLGFAYFRDYVRYETVRQNSERETNVHHKPNLGWAEFFSEKEKDLTRSVSEKKVWTNKLYESA, from the coding sequence ATGAGTGAACATTATGATTTTTTAACGTTAGGTCTTGAGGAACAGGCATTAGATAAACTGGCGTTAATGCGTATCGAGACGGATGCAGTAATGAAGACAGCAGATTTGATCTCTAACGCAATGCAAGGGATTGGGATCAATCAAAAGGAACTTGCAGAACGTTTACAGGTAACTCCAGGTTATATTTCTCGGCTTCTCGGAGGATCGGAAAATGTGACCGTAAAACAAGTCGCCAAAGTTTTGTATGCATTGGGAAAACGTTACGTGCAGGAAAGTTGTCCGCTTGGTTTTGCTTATTTCCGTGACTACGTTCGGTACGAAACCGTACGCCAAAATTCCGAGCGTGAAACAAACGTTCATCATAAGCCGAATTTAGGCTGGGCAGAATTTTTCTCCGAAAAGGAAAAGGATCTCACTAGATCCGTAAGCGAGAAGAAAGTTTGGACGAATAAATTATATGAGTCAGCCTAA
- a CDS encoding protein-export chaperone SecB, whose protein sequence is MSQPNIETKEIQLRNIVLTVCEFSRTPVLPEGESIAYEPIISDEINNDKTVLAKHLGILVSSKNESLRCFVEYVAVYDLKESDKMDLEKFIKYNSIVPILPYVRETIQSLLQKGGVHAPPLPLFNVFELVDSLEKKTGMEK, encoded by the coding sequence ATGAGTCAGCCTAATATTGAAACGAAGGAAATCCAACTTCGGAATATCGTATTGACAGTTTGCGAATTTTCCAGGACTCCCGTGTTACCGGAAGGCGAATCGATCGCTTATGAGCCGATCATTTCCGATGAGATAAATAATGATAAAACCGTTTTAGCCAAACATTTAGGAATTCTTGTAAGTTCAAAAAACGAGAGCCTTCGTTGTTTTGTGGAATATGTTGCCGTATACGATTTAAAAGAGTCCGACAAGATGGATTTGGAGAAATTTATCAAATACAATTCGATAGTTCCAATTTTACCGTATGTTAGGGAAACTATACAATCTTTATTGCAAAAGGGAGGGGTCCATGCTCCTCCTCTACCTTTATTTAATGTCTTCGAATTAGTAGATTCCTTAGAAAAGAAAACTGGAATGGAAAAATAG
- a CDS encoding MATE family efflux transporter — MEAIQKDPKLESKGTSLWGELRKALTGTEADYTQISLGKAVFLLSVPMVLELVMESAFAVVDIYFVGALGPSAVAAVGLTETYLFLLYSLAIGLSTAVTAIIARRIGEGDKEQAGIAAVQSVFLSILVSLPFAIFGVWFAKDLLLLMGGDPWVVEHGSRYTQWIFGGNIVIMLLFGLNAVFRGAGDAAIAMRVLWISNGLNMILDPIFIFGFGPVPAMGIEGAAIATNIGRGVGVLVQFYLLLKGGKHIRVLRSQISIHWKIISDIVRTSLGGIGQTIIGMTSWIFLVRIISEFGSEAVAGATIALRIMMFTLMPSWGMSNAVATLVGQNLGAGRPDRAERSVWIVGVWNMVFLIGVSICYFIFRESLMSIFTEDAKVISIGSEWLGIVSFSYFVYAWWMVSVQAFNGAGDTTTPTLINLVFFWILQIPFAYVLAKVLSYGYSGVFWASMITETSVGLFTLWLFRKGGWKTTKV; from the coding sequence ATGGAAGCGATACAAAAAGATCCAAAGTTAGAATCTAAAGGGACGTCCCTTTGGGGGGAATTAAGAAAAGCGCTTACGGGAACGGAAGCGGATTACACCCAAATTTCACTCGGCAAGGCCGTTTTTTTACTCTCCGTTCCGATGGTTTTGGAATTGGTCATGGAGTCGGCGTTTGCTGTCGTTGATATTTATTTTGTCGGCGCCTTAGGTCCTTCGGCCGTTGCTGCGGTCGGGCTTACGGAGACGTATTTGTTTCTTCTTTATTCCCTCGCCATCGGTTTATCCACTGCCGTGACTGCGATCATTGCAAGAAGGATCGGAGAAGGGGATAAGGAGCAAGCAGGGATCGCAGCAGTTCAATCCGTTTTTCTTTCGATTCTTGTTTCCTTACCGTTTGCGATCTTCGGAGTTTGGTTTGCAAAAGATCTTCTTTTACTCATGGGTGGTGATCCTTGGGTTGTCGAGCATGGATCTCGTTACACTCAGTGGATCTTTGGCGGAAATATCGTAATCATGCTTTTGTTCGGTCTCAATGCGGTTTTTAGAGGCGCTGGAGACGCGGCGATCGCAATGAGAGTTTTATGGATTTCTAATGGTCTCAATATGATCCTGGATCCGATCTTTATCTTCGGCTTCGGTCCAGTCCCGGCAATGGGTATCGAAGGTGCCGCAATTGCTACGAATATCGGTCGAGGGGTCGGAGTTCTTGTCCAATTCTATCTGCTTCTGAAAGGTGGTAAACATATTCGAGTGCTTCGTTCCCAGATCAGTATTCACTGGAAGATCATCTCGGATATCGTTCGCACTTCCTTAGGTGGGATCGGACAAACGATTATCGGAATGACCTCATGGATCTTTCTTGTGAGGATTATTTCTGAATTCGGAAGCGAAGCGGTGGCTGGAGCAACGATCGCTCTTCGGATCATGATGTTTACTCTGATGCCTTCTTGGGGAATGTCGAACGCGGTTGCGACTCTTGTCGGTCAGAATTTAGGGGCAGGGAGGCCGGATCGCGCGGAGCGATCCGTTTGGATTGTTGGAGTATGGAATATGGTCTTTCTGATCGGAGTTTCCATCTGTTATTTTATTTTCAGAGAATCTCTTATGTCGATCTTTACCGAAGATGCAAAAGTGATCTCTATCGGTTCCGAGTGGTTGGGGATCGTTTCCTTTTCCTATTTTGTATATGCTTGGTGGATGGTCAGCGTTCAGGCCTTTAACGGAGCGGGAGATACTACTACTCCTACGTTAATTAATCTTGTATTCTTTTGGATATTGCAAATTCCTTTTGCTTACGTTTTAGCGAAGGTTCTTTCGTACGGATATTCCGGAGTTTTTTGGGCAAGTATGATTACGGAAACTTCCGTAGGATTGTTTACTCTTTGGTTATTCAGAAAAGGCGGATGGAAGACTACGAAGGTTTGA